In one Echinicola marina genomic region, the following are encoded:
- a CDS encoding SusD/RagB family nutrient-binding outer membrane lipoprotein: MKLFKKYIYVVLAIASFSCTKDFAEINTDPSIVSEPDLKYLLTYSEDKLMTYQGTEWVWENMEHLLRYTQHVSASPYELTNNVNTRYNAFYADILPNLIEIRKQIDAMNDPAAYQNMKMVTYALEVLHGIKVTDLNGSIPYSEAGQGRYEVKFDPKYDSQEFLFDTWLERLDEVINTLSSNDGDSQESYGSADIYYQSDWTKWVKLANSLKLRIAVRLENQNPTRTAEIFQEVMNHSIGPIDSNDDQMVFTHDNYSPFGRGGDILYRSTRFGTMSIIDFLKKTNDPRLSIYFSPNDLVGNYKEVLEENNVDLPEFIDPNDPLIQFQGGPADWTVAPEIANYFSNPLVVGTERFSLMSVANQKFFSPKMDNSNGIWKDVVVSHAETCFYIAELIAKGYGNGAGTAEDWYNQGIRASIQTMNDIALSAMSTTAFDGDGLAEIDAFLSRPEVMLNGSNDLEKIYIQQYLNFLRQPNEGFVFCRRTGYPRLDSDYYAREEFNEIVPRRFWLRDPGEVNRANWQSALDEQGFTPLSQDVADLNAEKVWYDKTAPAFGMGE; encoded by the coding sequence ATGAAATTATTCAAAAAATATATATATGTTGTCCTAGCAATTGCTTCATTCAGTTGCACCAAGGACTTTGCCGAAATCAATACCGATCCGAGTATTGTGTCAGAGCCAGATCTAAAATATTTGCTGACCTATTCTGAGGACAAGTTGATGACCTATCAAGGAACGGAGTGGGTATGGGAGAACATGGAGCATTTGTTGAGGTATACCCAGCATGTGTCAGCAAGTCCCTATGAGTTGACTAATAATGTGAATACAAGGTACAATGCATTTTATGCAGATATTTTGCCCAATTTGATTGAAATCAGAAAGCAGATTGATGCTATGAATGACCCAGCGGCATATCAAAACATGAAAATGGTGACTTATGCTCTTGAGGTGCTTCATGGAATAAAAGTTACCGATTTGAATGGATCTATCCCTTATTCAGAGGCGGGCCAAGGTCGGTATGAGGTTAAGTTTGATCCCAAGTATGATAGTCAGGAGTTTCTCTTTGATACCTGGTTGGAGAGACTGGATGAAGTGATCAATACCCTCAGTTCTAATGATGGCGATAGTCAGGAATCTTACGGATCTGCAGATATTTATTATCAAAGTGATTGGACCAAATGGGTGAAATTGGCCAATAGTTTAAAATTAAGAATCGCGGTGCGATTGGAGAACCAAAACCCAACAAGGACGGCTGAAATATTTCAAGAAGTAATGAACCATAGTATCGGGCCGATCGATAGCAATGATGACCAAATGGTATTTACTCACGACAATTATTCTCCTTTTGGTAGAGGTGGTGATATCTTGTACAGAAGTACCCGATTTGGGACAATGTCAATCATTGATTTCTTAAAGAAGACCAATGATCCTCGATTATCCATATACTTTTCTCCCAATGATTTGGTAGGGAATTACAAGGAAGTGTTGGAAGAAAACAATGTGGATTTACCAGAATTCATCGATCCCAATGATCCTCTGATCCAGTTCCAAGGAGGTCCTGCAGATTGGACAGTGGCACCTGAGATTGCAAATTATTTTAGTAATCCACTGGTAGTGGGCACGGAGCGTTTTTCCCTTATGTCTGTAGCCAATCAAAAATTCTTTTCTCCTAAGATGGACAACAGCAATGGGATTTGGAAAGATGTCGTTGTTTCCCATGCTGAGACCTGTTTTTATATTGCCGAGTTAATTGCAAAGGGCTATGGAAATGGGGCTGGAACCGCTGAGGATTGGTATAATCAAGGCATCAGGGCTTCCATCCAAACGATGAATGATATTGCTTTAAGCGCCATGTCAACAACAGCCTTTGATGGGGATGGTTTAGCTGAAATAGATGCCTTTCTTTCAAGACCAGAGGTGATGTTGAATGGTTCCAATGACCTAGAGAAGATTTATATTCAACAATACCTGAATTTTCTAAGGCAGCCTAATGAAGGATTCGTGTTTTGCAGAAGGACTGGTTATCCAAGACTCGACTCCGATTATTATGCAAGAGAGGAATTTAACGAGATCGTACCAAGGAGATTTTGGTTGAGAGATCCAGGTGAAGTGAATAGGGCCAATTGGCAATCAGCATTGGATGAGCAGGGATTCACTCCTCTTAGCCAAGATGTAGCAGATTTGAATGCTGAAAAAGTATGGTATGATAAAACTGCTCCGGCTTTTGGCATGGGAGAATAA
- a CDS encoding RNA polymerase sigma-70 factor, whose translation MKKQSLQFFEYEDLTTFRSFFEKYFDRMFTFSLYYLKSNQVAEEVVSDVFINLWKRRHDLGEIENIEAYLYKAVKNKSLSAIQKKSRVPVFMDLDNLNVLDKAVDHFHPESSYFLNELYERLDRAVDTLPSQCKIVFKLVREDGLKYREVAEILEVSEKAIEKQMARAHKKLKPFFDDYLNDNTHKKMAKIIGGGAALWVLFMLV comes from the coding sequence ATGAAAAAGCAATCACTCCAATTTTTTGAATATGAAGATTTGACCACTTTCAGAAGCTTTTTTGAGAAGTATTTTGACAGAATGTTTACTTTTTCACTTTATTATCTAAAAAGCAATCAAGTGGCCGAGGAAGTGGTTTCTGATGTTTTTATTAACCTGTGGAAGAGAAGACATGATCTTGGAGAAATTGAAAATATTGAAGCCTACCTGTATAAAGCCGTTAAAAATAAATCACTTAGTGCCATTCAGAAAAAATCTAGGGTGCCCGTGTTTATGGATTTGGACAATCTTAATGTTTTGGATAAAGCAGTAGATCATTTTCATCCAGAATCCAGCTATTTTCTAAATGAATTATATGAACGGTTGGATCGGGCCGTAGATACACTGCCCTCTCAATGTAAAATAGTGTTTAAACTCGTGCGGGAAGATGGTTTGAAGTACAGAGAGGTTGCTGAGATTTTGGAAGTATCCGAAAAGGCCATAGAAAAACAAATGGCCAGGGCCCACAAAAAACTCAAACCATTTTTTGATGATTATTTGAACGATAATACCCATAAGAAGATGGCCAAAATCATAGGTGGAGGGGCTGCATTATGGGTGCTTTTTATGCTAGTATAG
- a CDS encoding Gfo/Idh/MocA family protein, which produces MKLYVTVIGLFLILMNFFPQGIMAQEKTQFAMVGLSHGHSPWFFEWGKQEGMELVGVYEPDAALANRFKERYDLDESLIYDDLDKMLEEKKPEGILVFGPIFYHLEAVEAAAPRGIHVMVEKPLATNLKDAKRMAALARENNIHLLTNYETSWYPSTEKTYRLFEQDHGQLGEIHKMVFHHGHQGPKEIGVGPEFLAWLTDPKLNGGGALVDFGCYGANIMTYLRHGERPISVRAVTKNYKPEIYDKVDDEATIIVDYKDAQGIIQASWNWPFNRKDMEVYGQSGYVITKDDEHMRWRFAGQKEVGSEVKAEELDLISNPFVYFDNVIKGNFEPAPYSLYSLENNLMVVEILDAAKESATTGKTVRLK; this is translated from the coding sequence ATGAAATTATATGTTACAGTAATCGGACTGTTTCTGATATTGATGAACTTTTTTCCCCAAGGGATAATGGCACAAGAGAAGACACAGTTTGCGATGGTGGGGCTTTCACATGGTCACAGTCCCTGGTTTTTTGAATGGGGGAAGCAGGAAGGAATGGAGTTGGTAGGTGTCTATGAGCCAGATGCAGCATTGGCCAATCGTTTCAAGGAGCGGTATGATTTGGATGAATCATTGATTTATGATGATCTGGATAAAATGTTGGAGGAGAAAAAGCCTGAGGGAATACTGGTTTTTGGGCCTATTTTTTATCATTTGGAGGCAGTGGAAGCAGCTGCTCCCCGCGGCATCCATGTGATGGTAGAAAAGCCCTTGGCCACGAATTTGAAAGATGCCAAAAGAATGGCCGCTTTGGCAAGGGAAAATAATATCCATTTACTGACCAATTATGAGACTTCTTGGTACCCAAGCACTGAAAAAACGTATAGGCTTTTTGAGCAAGATCATGGTCAACTTGGGGAGATTCATAAAATGGTCTTTCATCATGGCCATCAAGGGCCCAAGGAAATTGGGGTTGGTCCAGAGTTTTTAGCTTGGCTTACCGATCCAAAATTGAATGGAGGAGGGGCTTTGGTTGACTTTGGCTGTTATGGTGCCAATATCATGACCTATTTGAGGCACGGAGAAAGGCCAATATCCGTGAGGGCCGTAACCAAAAACTATAAGCCAGAGATTTATGATAAGGTAGATGATGAAGCCACTATAATTGTAGATTATAAGGATGCACAAGGAATTATACAGGCTTCTTGGAACTGGCCTTTCAATAGGAAGGACATGGAGGTTTATGGACAATCAGGATATGTGATTACAAAGGATGATGAGCATATGCGTTGGCGGTTTGCAGGTCAAAAAGAAGTAGGATCAGAAGTGAAAGCGGAGGAACTTGACTTGATCAGTAACCCATTTGTTTATTTTGATAATGTGATCAAAGGGAATTTTGAGCCTGCTCCATACAGTTTGTATAGTCTAGAGAATAACCTAATGGTGGTGGAGATATTAGATGCGGCCAAGGAATCAGCAACGACTGGGAAAACCGTGAGATTAAAATAA
- a CDS encoding SusD/RagB family nutrient-binding outer membrane lipoprotein, whose protein sequence is MKKHIYTLFLASLCIWAGACSKDFEETNTDPNNLSKITAGSTLNPVLYSLASQNVKQMRSVTAPLMQMFLQTDDFNNSPFFYDFDQNIGASTWNNYYTNLSNIAEMEAAAVRDGLPNYEAIALTLKAYAYSVLTDCFGDVPMANALQAEEEVWYPDFSSQQEIYTQLLADLEYANSIYDLDQGMSYVSDILYQNDVQKWQKFTNSLHLRLLLRISNRPEMGAFDKITAMINNPETYPVFTSGEEAAVLHLNGVAPTLSPWDRPQDFGVFRYYTEFFIDNLKNFEDPRIGVFASTARGLESEDYGYIGQPTDFVENPLPDSIATASGVKRSLAEAPLIIPILSYAEVEFIKAEMAQRGYTANAQEHYENGVRAAIEMWSQEVPEGYFDNPLAAYDGSLERILLQKYYDLFFTDYQAWFERRRTGLPSLPTSASMLNDGEMPSRFYYPIDEANSNFQNYQEAVNRMGGDEINVKVWWDRNN, encoded by the coding sequence ATGAAAAAACACATATATACCCTGTTTCTTGCTTCCCTTTGTATATGGGCAGGCGCATGTTCAAAAGACTTTGAAGAGACCAATACAGATCCTAACAACCTGAGTAAAATCACAGCAGGAAGTACATTAAATCCGGTACTTTATAGCTTGGCCAGTCAAAATGTCAAGCAAATGCGCAGTGTCACCGCGCCATTGATGCAAATGTTCCTGCAAACGGATGATTTCAATAATTCGCCATTTTTCTATGATTTTGATCAAAACATCGGTGCTTCCACATGGAATAATTATTACACCAATCTGAGTAATATTGCTGAAATGGAAGCTGCAGCGGTACGCGATGGACTGCCCAATTATGAAGCCATTGCCCTGACCCTTAAAGCCTATGCCTACTCCGTGCTTACGGACTGCTTTGGAGATGTTCCCATGGCCAACGCCCTTCAGGCAGAAGAAGAAGTGTGGTATCCTGATTTTTCCTCTCAGCAAGAAATCTATACCCAGCTATTGGCTGACCTGGAATATGCCAACAGCATCTACGACCTAGATCAGGGAATGTCATATGTTAGTGATATCCTCTACCAAAATGATGTACAGAAGTGGCAAAAATTCACCAACTCTCTTCATCTGCGATTATTGCTTAGGATCTCTAACCGTCCTGAAATGGGTGCCTTTGACAAAATCACGGCAATGATCAACAATCCTGAAACTTATCCGGTATTTACTTCAGGTGAGGAAGCTGCAGTGCTGCATTTGAACGGTGTGGCACCTACTCTTTCTCCTTGGGACAGACCGCAGGACTTTGGGGTATTCAGGTATTACACGGAATTTTTTATCGATAACTTGAAAAATTTTGAAGACCCGCGAATAGGAGTATTTGCCAGTACGGCCAGGGGATTGGAAAGTGAAGACTATGGCTATATCGGACAGCCAACAGATTTTGTAGAAAATCCCTTACCAGACAGCATCGCAACCGCCTCAGGAGTGAAAAGAAGCTTGGCAGAGGCTCCGCTTATAATCCCTATATTGAGCTATGCGGAGGTAGAATTTATAAAAGCCGAAATGGCCCAGAGGGGCTATACGGCCAATGCTCAAGAACACTATGAAAATGGGGTTAGGGCAGCCATAGAAATGTGGAGCCAGGAAGTTCCAGAAGGATATTTCGACAATCCACTTGCAGCCTATGACGGCAGCTTAGAACGTATTTTACTTCAAAAATACTATGACTTATTCTTTACAGACTATCAAGCTTGGTTTGAGCGGCGAAGGACAGGGCTTCCTAGTCTCCCTACTTCTGCATCCATGCTAAATGATGGCGAAATGCCTTCCAGGTTTTACTACCCTATCGATGAAGCGAACAGTAATTTCCAAAATTACCAAGAAGCTGTAAACCGAATGGGAGGAGATGAAATCAATGTCAAAGTGTGGTGGGACAGAAATAATTAA
- a CDS encoding SusC/RagA family TonB-linked outer membrane protein: protein MKTPLQLLTALNRKTGLLLLCLFLMAAQAHSYSGGSKLSKVRLSLSLEDAKITQVLAEIERKTAFYFVFDEKVSQESSLFSFQFNNEPLPEILHQIGQKTGFSFETTNKTIIVLPEEAPMASLTGKVTDADGGVLPGVTLLIKGTSKGGVSGINGEFTLEIPSFPVTLIVSYLGYKTKEIPVQQAGNITIVLEEDVNALDEVVVTALGMEREEKKLGYAQQTVSARQLTEARPNNWSEALRGKVPGLQINGLGGPVGSQQIILRGNSSLDPGNNGALIVIDGVPIQNEHPGSGPSNGYMGGSASNDTPVDYGNAISDLNPDDIESVSVLKGPAASALYGYQAANGAVIITTKSGKGQKGLGVTVSSNTKFDNIQRWPDWQYEYGQGSGKGGYLKPATDENGNPVPYNDRLYYTYGASEDGNSTAGSSSAFGPKFDGQYYYQYDPTVEGQSPERQLWRPYEDNRKGFWQTGVTQTTNVSLQGGDEKGSMRGSITHSKNDWIMPNTGFEQLSLSVNGNYQITDRIKLSSVVDYRNRTSDNLPGQGYNNHSIAYFMIFQNPNVDLAWYEPIWKKGQEQLDMIRPYSSYIDNPYAMVYEIQNSLDQYAITGNFKMDVELHPKVKLMLRGALNMYDKNMDQERPYDINRYARGYYRKTNVFKQEVNTDFLLSYSDTFDNWEVTANFGGNRMDYRYLRQDSWAEGLEIPGEYNLVNGSQLFTSKFDGYNKVNSLYGMVTLGWQDKVFLDLTGRNDWNSILPKHNQSYFFPSASSGIILNEIFEMPRSITFAKLRASIAQVGGAGKYGNRYSTDKYYRRSDFPGSALAPTSLYNTDFKPEITTSKELGIDFRMFQSRLKLDVAVYQNNSKNQIFNAPLPYSSGYRSVTINAGEVRNRGLEIMLNGTPVKNKNFKWNTTLTWAKNKGTVMSLHENAEGGRFEMLSSSSARLVAVEGGSPAALYGRGYKRSPQGEIIFDENGSPEMTDDIIYIGDTQPKWVAGFINSFQYKNFRINAVIDAKYGGTIYSHTHHKLTQQGKLKHTLVGREEGELVGKGVVDNGDGTYSPNTKAISIANYYNLMYPLANTEANSFDASFIKLREVTLSYDFTEKFLSRTPLNEMRLSVYGRNLAVLSDFPIYDPEVAGFAGGTNMHPG, encoded by the coding sequence ATGAAAACACCCTTACAACTTTTAACTGCTCTGAACCGTAAAACGGGGCTTCTATTGCTCTGTTTGTTCCTCATGGCAGCCCAAGCGCATTCCTACTCCGGAGGAAGCAAACTCTCAAAAGTTCGATTATCCCTCTCCTTGGAAGATGCAAAAATCACCCAAGTCCTTGCCGAAATCGAACGGAAAACAGCGTTTTATTTTGTATTTGACGAAAAGGTAAGCCAAGAAAGTTCCTTGTTCTCTTTCCAGTTCAACAACGAACCTTTGCCGGAAATCCTACATCAAATCGGCCAAAAAACAGGCTTTTCATTTGAAACCACCAACAAAACCATTATTGTTTTGCCCGAGGAAGCACCTATGGCATCATTGACAGGAAAAGTCACCGACGCTGACGGGGGAGTCCTTCCAGGTGTCACCTTACTGATCAAAGGCACCTCCAAGGGCGGTGTCAGTGGCATCAACGGGGAATTCACCCTTGAAATACCATCCTTTCCTGTTACACTTATCGTCTCCTACCTTGGATATAAAACGAAAGAAATTCCTGTACAACAAGCGGGCAATATAACGATCGTCTTGGAAGAAGATGTCAATGCCTTGGACGAAGTGGTCGTTACCGCGCTGGGAATGGAAAGAGAAGAAAAAAAGCTAGGCTATGCCCAGCAAACTGTTAGCGCCAGACAGCTTACCGAAGCCCGCCCAAACAACTGGTCTGAAGCTTTGCGGGGCAAAGTTCCAGGCTTACAAATCAATGGACTGGGTGGCCCAGTAGGTTCCCAACAGATCATTTTGAGGGGCAATAGCTCGCTAGACCCAGGAAACAACGGAGCCCTAATCGTCATTGATGGGGTGCCTATCCAAAACGAACATCCTGGTTCAGGGCCATCCAATGGCTATATGGGCGGAAGTGCCAGCAACGACACACCGGTAGATTATGGCAATGCCATCTCTGACCTCAACCCTGACGATATCGAAAGTGTCTCGGTACTGAAAGGTCCGGCAGCTTCAGCCCTCTATGGTTATCAAGCAGCCAATGGAGCGGTCATCATTACCACCAAGTCAGGAAAGGGCCAAAAAGGCCTGGGCGTGACCGTCAGCAGCAACACCAAATTCGACAATATCCAAAGATGGCCAGATTGGCAATATGAATATGGTCAGGGAAGTGGAAAAGGTGGCTACCTAAAGCCTGCCACTGATGAAAATGGCAACCCCGTGCCCTATAATGACCGACTTTATTACACTTATGGAGCCTCAGAAGATGGCAACAGCACAGCAGGCAGTAGTAGTGCCTTTGGTCCTAAATTCGACGGACAGTATTATTATCAGTATGACCCAACCGTAGAAGGCCAATCCCCAGAGAGACAACTATGGAGACCTTATGAAGATAACCGCAAGGGCTTTTGGCAAACAGGTGTCACACAAACCACCAATGTATCCCTCCAAGGTGGTGATGAAAAAGGCTCCATGCGTGGCTCAATCACCCATTCTAAAAACGACTGGATCATGCCCAATACAGGATTTGAGCAACTTTCACTTTCTGTCAATGGAAACTACCAGATAACCGACCGCATCAAGCTCAGCTCGGTAGTAGACTATAGAAATCGTACCAGTGACAACCTTCCAGGCCAAGGCTACAACAACCACTCCATTGCTTATTTTATGATTTTCCAAAACCCTAATGTGGACCTCGCTTGGTACGAGCCTATTTGGAAAAAAGGACAAGAGCAACTGGACATGATCAGACCTTACAGCAGTTATATTGATAATCCTTATGCCATGGTCTATGAGATCCAAAACAGCCTGGACCAATATGCCATTACCGGAAACTTCAAAATGGATGTCGAACTGCACCCCAAAGTCAAATTAATGCTTCGTGGTGCCCTGAACATGTATGACAAAAACATGGATCAGGAAAGGCCATATGACATCAACCGATATGCACGTGGATATTACCGCAAAACCAATGTGTTCAAGCAAGAGGTGAACACAGACTTTTTGCTCAGCTATTCCGACACTTTTGATAATTGGGAAGTCACTGCCAATTTTGGAGGCAATAGGATGGACTATCGTTACCTCCGTCAAGATTCCTGGGCTGAAGGGCTAGAGATCCCCGGAGAATATAATTTGGTAAATGGCTCGCAACTTTTTACAAGTAAATTTGATGGCTATAATAAGGTCAACAGCTTGTACGGCATGGTGACCTTGGGCTGGCAGGACAAGGTATTCCTGGACCTTACTGGACGAAATGACTGGAACAGTATCTTACCAAAACACAACCAGTCTTATTTCTTCCCGTCGGCAAGTTCAGGGATTATCCTGAATGAAATTTTCGAAATGCCAAGAAGCATTACCTTTGCCAAACTAAGGGCTTCTATTGCCCAGGTAGGCGGGGCTGGAAAATACGGCAACCGATACAGCACTGACAAGTACTATCGACGCTCTGATTTCCCTGGCTCGGCCTTAGCTCCCACCTCTTTGTATAATACAGATTTTAAACCAGAAATCACCACCAGTAAGGAATTGGGAATCGACTTCAGAATGTTCCAGAGTAGGTTAAAATTGGATGTAGCTGTTTATCAAAACAACAGTAAAAACCAAATATTCAATGCCCCGCTCCCTTATTCATCTGGTTACCGAAGCGTTACCATCAATGCCGGTGAAGTACGCAACCGTGGCTTAGAGATCATGCTCAATGGTACTCCGGTAAAAAACAAAAACTTCAAATGGAACACCACCCTAACTTGGGCCAAAAATAAAGGCACTGTAATGTCCCTTCATGAAAACGCGGAAGGCGGCAGGTTCGAAATGTTAAGTTCTTCAAGTGCAAGACTTGTCGCGGTAGAAGGGGGATCTCCTGCTGCACTTTATGGTAGAGGTTACAAAAGAAGTCCACAAGGAGAGATTATTTTCGATGAGAATGGCTCCCCGGAAATGACTGATGACATCATTTATATCGGTGATACCCAACCCAAGTGGGTGGCAGGTTTTATCAATTCCTTCCAATATAAAAATTTCCGTATCAATGCAGTAATAGATGCCAAATACGGAGGCACCATTTACTCACACACCCATCACAAACTTACCCAACAAGGCAAATTAAAACACACCCTAGTAGGAAGAGAAGAGGGTGAACTTGTCGGCAAAGGTGTAGTGGACAATGGTGATGGCACATATTCCCCAAACACCAAGGCCATCTCTATAGCCAATTACTATAACCTGATGTATCCATTGGCCAATACAGAAGCCAATTCCTTTGATGCTTCTTTTATCAAACTGAGGGAAGTAACCCTTTCCTATGATTTCACGGAGAAGTTCCTATCCAGGACGCCACTGAATGAAATGCGACTTTCAGTTTACGGAAGAAACCTGGCGGTCCTCTCGGATTTCCCCATTTATGATCCAGAAGTGGCCGGATTTGCAGGAGGCACCAATATGCACCCCGGGTAG
- a CDS encoding FecR family protein, which yields MKREEFLKLAEKHRQGTASKSENKLVEKFYDNMQHHSTSEDIESILSNEKGQALFLSILGTLYDEKKTNSRAIWPILKVAVALTLILVMGITFKHIADHRKITLATGMGEQKEILLKDGSTVTLAENSSLTYPNSFGNKREVILKGRAFFDIYRDTTSPFLVHTKNTEIKVLGTSFDVNSPKNESTTVSVISGQVQVSPHMHPEKAVVISRNQQLTCLHSQISAITSFSHQEPIAWTKLIVLKNTSLGEAAKILEDRFGLEIKFESNELKKQQISGKFKNETAENILKSIALLKQCSYEYLQPNIIYIKEKQIDTP from the coding sequence TTGAAAAGAGAAGAATTCTTGAAGCTGGCAGAAAAACACCGGCAAGGAACCGCTAGCAAAAGCGAGAATAAATTGGTAGAAAAGTTCTACGATAACATGCAGCATCATTCCACTTCGGAAGATATTGAATCCATATTATCCAATGAAAAAGGACAAGCACTTTTCTTATCGATTTTAGGGACTTTATATGATGAAAAAAAGACCAACTCCCGGGCTATCTGGCCCATCCTTAAAGTCGCCGTTGCTCTGACCCTCATATTGGTCATGGGGATTACCTTTAAGCATATTGCTGACCACAGGAAAATAACTCTTGCCACCGGCATGGGAGAACAGAAGGAGATTCTCCTTAAAGATGGCAGCACCGTCACCCTGGCTGAAAACAGTAGCCTGACCTACCCAAATAGCTTTGGCAATAAAAGAGAAGTCATTTTAAAAGGCAGAGCCTTCTTCGACATCTACCGGGACACAACAAGCCCCTTTTTGGTCCACACCAAAAACACAGAAATAAAAGTACTGGGAACCTCCTTTGATGTAAACAGCCCAAAAAACGAATCTACCACTGTCAGTGTCATTTCAGGCCAAGTTCAGGTAAGCCCTCACATGCATCCTGAAAAGGCGGTAGTCATAAGCAGAAACCAACAGCTTACCTGCCTCCACTCCCAGATATCAGCTATTACCTCTTTTAGCCACCAGGAACCAATCGCCTGGACCAAGCTAATTGTCCTTAAAAACACCAGTCTTGGGGAAGCTGCCAAAATCCTGGAAGACCGCTTTGGACTTGAAATAAAATTTGAATCCAATGAATTAAAAAAACAACAGATCAGTGGAAAATTTAAAAACGAGACTGCTGAGAACATTTTGAAAAGCATCGCTTTGCTCAAGCAATGCTCCTATGAATACCTCCAGCCCAACATCATTTATATAAAGGAAAAACAGATCGATACACCTTAA
- a CDS encoding RNA polymerase sigma-70 factor: protein MNQSNDSISDSKLLLRLKQGDNTAFQLIFDRYWKRLYAYAYSVYRDEGVCEDCVQEIFISLWQNNNNTTILHLESYLFKAIKYKLSAHIKKLRFDFVHEETLKNLGNQESERTNMEYLELEEAITANINQLPGKCHEVFVLSRLKNKTNSEIAQELNISKRTVESHISNALKLLRNRLQETSYFILFIILRLL, encoded by the coding sequence ATGAACCAATCCAACGATAGCATATCCGATTCCAAGCTCTTGTTACGACTTAAGCAAGGCGACAATACTGCCTTTCAGCTGATCTTTGACCGGTATTGGAAGCGACTGTATGCTTATGCTTACAGTGTTTATAGGGATGAAGGGGTCTGTGAAGATTGTGTACAGGAAATTTTTATCAGCCTCTGGCAAAACAATAATAACACCACCATCCTCCACCTAGAAAGCTACCTCTTTAAAGCCATCAAATATAAGCTGTCTGCACATATCAAGAAACTAAGGTTCGACTTTGTCCATGAGGAAACATTAAAAAACTTGGGCAACCAGGAAAGCGAAAGAACCAATATGGAATACCTTGAATTAGAGGAAGCCATCACAGCCAATATCAATCAACTTCCAGGAAAATGCCACGAAGTTTTTGTACTCAGCAGGCTGAAAAACAAAACCAACAGTGAAATTGCCCAAGAACTAAATATTTCCAAACGCACGGTGGAAAGCCATATCAGCAATGCCCTCAAACTATTGCGCAACCGCCTCCAAGAAACCAGCTATTTTATACTTTTTATTATCCTAAGGTTATTGTAA
- a CDS encoding IS66 family transposase, giving the protein MDIIILFDYQKRREQDAYKKILEGFKGYLLSAPWVLPTILEAKPKSRGKTVYFSFDMRYLLTTDG; this is encoded by the coding sequence GTGGACATCATCATATTGTTTGATTACCAAAAGAGACGTGAACAGGATGCTTACAAAAAGATATTAGAGGGATTCAAAGGCTATCTCCTTTCAGCTCCCTGGGTATTACCGACAATCTTGGAGGCCAAACCGAAAAGCAGGGGAAAAACAGTCTATTTTAGCTTTGATATGCGCTATTTATTAACCACAGATGGATAA